One segment of Campylobacter hominis ATCC BAA-381 DNA contains the following:
- the mnmG gene encoding tRNA uridine-5-carboxymethylaminomethyl(34) synthesis enzyme MnmG, which produces MQYDIIVIGGGHAGIEACLAAARMGAKTLLITILAEQIGAASCNPAIGGLAKGHLVKEIDALGGQMGVCTDFAGIQFRTLNESKGPAVRGSRAQIDMDRYRIFMRNVLLNTSNLNISQEIATEILTENDQITGVKTHLGNVYETNRLIITTGTFLNGLIHVGENKLSAGRVGEFPSIRLSQSLKNLGLKMGRLKTGTCPRVDAKTIDFSALELQNGDAQAHPFSFKTRFFANEIEKFTKNLSKNFDENGNFNPTQIPCYITYTNEKTHEIIRNNFDRAPLFTGQIHGIGPRYCPSIEDKINKFADRDRHHVFVEPQTAEASEYYLNGLSTSLPYDVQVEFLHSVKGFENAKIVRHGYAIEYDFVEPTELKHSLETKKINGLYLAGQINGTTGYEEAAAQGLIAGINAALDIQNKAPLILRRDEAYIGVLIDDLVTKGTKEPYRMFTSRAEFRLLLREDNAIFRLSGYGHDIGLIKDYEFDEISRRKAQIQKGINFLLNNVITPNKENLAKLKSLGADAISQNTTWQKIVGGKNFSAEKIREIDSMFVDFSDDELSEILTECKYYFYIQMQKDEVAKMKNMLNTKIPTELDFSKISGLSNEIIEKLNKFNPPTLFAASEISGVTPAAIDILHIYIKQFKGK; this is translated from the coding sequence ATGCAATATGATATAATCGTAATAGGTGGCGGACATGCCGGAATAGAAGCGTGTTTGGCCGCTGCAAGAATGGGTGCAAAAACACTTTTAATTACAATTTTAGCGGAACAGATTGGAGCTGCCAGCTGCAATCCTGCAATCGGCGGTCTTGCAAAAGGACATTTGGTAAAAGAAATTGATGCGCTTGGCGGTCAAATGGGCGTTTGCACTGATTTTGCAGGTATTCAGTTCAGAACTCTAAATGAAAGCAAAGGTCCTGCGGTTCGCGGTTCGCGCGCTCAAATAGATATGGATAGATATAGAATTTTTATGCGAAATGTTTTACTCAACACGTCTAATTTAAATATTTCGCAAGAAATTGCAACTGAAATTTTAACTGAAAATGACCAAATAACTGGCGTTAAGACGCATTTGGGAAATGTTTATGAAACAAATCGTTTAATAATAACCACAGGAACTTTTTTAAACGGACTTATCCATGTCGGGGAAAATAAATTAAGTGCAGGCAGAGTCGGAGAATTTCCAAGCATCAGATTAAGTCAAAGTTTAAAAAATTTAGGCTTAAAAATGGGTAGATTAAAAACAGGAACTTGCCCAAGAGTTGATGCTAAAACGATTGATTTTAGTGCGTTAGAACTTCAAAACGGCGATGCACAAGCTCACCCTTTCAGCTTTAAAACAAGATTTTTTGCAAATGAAATTGAAAAATTTACCAAAAATTTAAGTAAAAATTTTGATGAAAACGGCAATTTTAATCCAACGCAAATTCCTTGCTATATAACTTACACAAATGAAAAAACGCACGAAATAATAAGAAACAATTTTGATCGCGCTCCACTTTTTACAGGACAAATTCATGGAATTGGGCCAAGATATTGCCCAAGTATTGAAGACAAAATAAACAAATTTGCAGATAGGGACAGACATCACGTATTTGTCGAACCTCAAACAGCAGAAGCCAGTGAATACTATCTAAACGGACTTTCTACAAGCTTGCCTTATGATGTACAAGTAGAGTTTTTGCATTCGGTTAAGGGTTTTGAAAATGCAAAAATTGTAAGACACGGATATGCGATAGAATACGATTTTGTGGAACCTACGGAATTAAAACATTCGCTTGAAACAAAAAAAATTAACGGTCTTTATTTGGCAGGTCAGATAAACGGCACAACAGGATACGAAGAAGCCGCGGCACAAGGGCTAATCGCAGGTATAAACGCCGCTCTTGACATACAAAATAAAGCACCTTTAATTTTACGAAGAGATGAAGCTTATATCGGTGTTTTGATTGATGATTTAGTTACAAAAGGGACAAAAGAGCCTTACAGAATGTTTACATCGCGTGCTGAATTTCGCCTGCTTTTGCGAGAAGATAACGCAATTTTTAGATTGTCAGGATATGGACATGATATAGGACTTATAAAAGACTATGAATTTGATGAAATTTCAAGACGGAAAGCGCAAATACAAAAAGGTATAAATTTCTTATTAAACAACGTGATAACACCTAATAAAGAAAATCTTGCCAAACTGAAAAGCCTTGGAGCTGATGCTATCAGCCAAAATACAACTTGGCAAAAAATCGTAGGCGGCAAAAATTTCAGTGCAGAAAAAATTAGAGAAATCGATTCGATGTTTGTTGATTTTAGCGACGATGAACTAAGCGAAATTCTAACTGAATGTAAATATTATTTTTATATTCAAATGCAAAAAGATGAAGTCGCAAAGATGAAAAATATGCTTAATACTAAAATTCCGACCGAACTTGATTTCAGTAAAATTTCAGGTCTTAGCAACGAAATCATAGAAAAATTAAACAAATTTAATCCGCCGACTCTTTTTGCAGCAAGCGAAATAAGCGGAGTTACACCGGCTGCGATAGATATTTTACATATTTATATAAAGCAATTTAAAGGTAAATAA
- a CDS encoding polyphenol oxidase family protein, with the protein MGTGRAIFKPVLNTEQAILGWSNKNCGNLAIHTNGDISKALKNRENLAETLKIVPRNLIFLNQIHSDKIFILNEKNLAYYYKILENFNGKNFEIFPAFDAVISNLKGVCVCVLLADCTPILLIDEEKGAVAAIHAGRKGVMQKIVSKTALEMSKNYGSKICNLQAFIGPNIKGSCYEISDLNLGEFEKFRCAQNLRNFDMIEAIKAEFSALSITKIQISKICTHCDENFYSYRRNHTKSRFCAFAMLK; encoded by the coding sequence TTGGGAACAGGTCGAGCGATTTTCAAACCTGTTTTAAATACCGAACAAGCTATTTTAGGTTGGAGCAACAAAAATTGCGGAAACTTGGCAATTCACACTAACGGCGATATCAGCAAAGCTTTAAAAAATAGAGAAAATTTGGCTGAAACGCTTAAAATAGTGCCTAGAAATTTAATATTTTTAAATCAAATTCACAGCGATAAAATTTTTATTTTAAATGAGAAAAATTTGGCGTATTATTATAAAATTTTGGAAAATTTTAATGGAAAAAACTTTGAAATCTTTCCTGCATTTGATGCCGTTATTTCAAATTTAAAAGGCGTTTGTGTTTGTGTTTTACTGGCTGATTGCACTCCGATTTTGCTTATTGATGAAGAAAAAGGCGCAGTTGCAGCAATTCATGCCGGCAGAAAAGGTGTGATGCAAAAAATTGTAAGTAAAACGGCACTTGAGATGAGTAAAAATTACGGTTCAAAAATTTGCAATTTACAGGCTTTTATAGGACCGAATATAAAAGGAAGCTGCTATGAAATTTCAGATTTAAATCTCGGTGAGTTTGAAAAATTTCGTTGTGCGCAAAATTTAAGGAATTTTGATATGATTGAAGCTATAAAAGCCGAATTTAGCGCACTTTCAATTACAAAAATACAAATAAGTAAAATTTGTACGCATTGTGATGAGAATTTTTATTCATATCGTAGAAACCATACTAAATCGCGTTTTTGCGCATTTGCAATGTTAAAATAA
- a CDS encoding Nif3-like dinuclear metal center hexameric protein, whose product MKIAEIYEILNSVAPFEMQENWDNSGLLLGEMNTQIKGKIYLSLDLDSDLIENAEENSLFITHHPLIFGGIKVINPLKFPGNLIYKMIKKNISLISVHTNFDKCVLNQFVATKILGYEIYDKKDFLIFMRSPFESFSALCKDVKEKFELENLRVTDSKKKIKTIAFCTGSGSELLDDLDIDCFITGDLKYHTALQSLENRISLIDINHFESERYFGLSLAPFLQKFKSQVIISNSKNPFQYI is encoded by the coding sequence ATGAAAATAGCTGAAATTTATGAAATTTTAAACAGTGTTGCACCGTTTGAAATGCAGGAGAATTGGGATAACAGCGGACTTTTGCTTGGTGAAATGAATACACAGATAAAAGGCAAAATTTATCTTAGTCTTGATTTGGACAGCGATTTGATTGAAAATGCTGAGGAAAATTCGCTTTTTATAACGCACCATCCGTTGATTTTTGGTGGCATAAAAGTTATAAATCCGCTAAAATTTCCAGGAAATTTAATATATAAAATGATAAAGAAAAATATATCTTTGATATCCGTACATACGAATTTTGATAAATGCGTGCTAAATCAATTCGTAGCCACAAAAATTTTAGGTTATGAAATTTATGACAAGAAAGATTTTTTAATATTTATGCGATCTCCTTTTGAAAGTTTCAGCGCGCTTTGCAAAGATGTAAAAGAGAAATTCGAGCTTGAAAATCTACGCGTTACGGACAGCAAAAAAAAGATAAAAACTATCGCGTTTTGCACCGGAAGTGGAAGCGAGCTGCTTGATGATTTAGACATTGATTGTTTTATAACGGGAGATTTGAAATATCACACAGCTTTGCAAAGTCTGGAAAACAGGATTAGTTTAATCGACATCAACCATTTTGAAAGTGAGCGCTATTTTGGGCTCTCTCTCGCACCTTTCTTGCAAAAATTTAAAAGTCAAGTTATAATTAGCAATTCAAAAAATCCATTTCAATACATTTAA
- a CDS encoding riboflavin synthase, with amino-acid sequence MFNGLIREIAEVISFSGNFLNLKAKYRPDLGDSISVNGACLSVVKLFNDGFCVELSAETRKILALENFKNRVHIEPAMCLGDRIDGHLLQGHIDFIGSITKINKNENGTDFFVRLTPEAMKFVANKGSIGIDGISLTINEIMDQINEIRLTIIPITMKNTLFGEFYIGRKVNVETDLLMRYVARALNFKKGLTWEQVERFSNLF; translated from the coding sequence ATGTTTAACGGGTTGATTAGAGAAATCGCTGAAGTTATAAGTTTTAGTGGAAATTTTTTAAATTTAAAGGCAAAATACAGACCTGATTTAGGTGATAGTATATCTGTAAACGGCGCTTGCTTAAGCGTTGTAAAACTTTTTAACGACGGCTTTTGCGTAGAGCTTTCAGCCGAAACGCGTAAAATTTTGGCATTGGAAAATTTTAAAAATAGAGTTCATATAGAGCCTGCTATGTGTTTAGGAGATCGTATAGACGGGCATTTACTTCAAGGTCATATTGATTTTATAGGCAGTATAACGAAAATAAACAAAAACGAAAACGGCACCGATTTTTTTGTACGTTTAACGCCTGAAGCTATGAAATTTGTAGCAAATAAAGGATCTATCGGAATCGATGGTATCAGTTTAACAATAAATGAAATAATGGATCAAATAAACGAAATTCGCCTTACAATTATTCCGATAACGATGAAAAACACGCTATTTGGTGAGTTTTATATAGGTAGAAAAGTAAATGTAGAAACCGATCTTTTGATGCGATATGTAGCAAGAGCACTAAATTTTAAAAAAGGGTTAACTTGGGAACAGGTCGAGCGATTTTCAAACCTGTTTTAA
- the glyQ gene encoding glycine--tRNA ligase subunit alpha yields the protein MTFSQIILTLQKYWNEQGCIIVQPYDMPAGAGTYHWATFLRSLGKKPWKAAYVAPSRRPTDGRYGENPNRLGAYYQFQVILKPSPDNIQELYLKSLEILGLDIKNHDIRFVEDNWESPTLGAWGLGWEVWLDGMEITQFTYFQQVGGIPCELISGEITYGLERLAMYLQDIDNVYDIVWDDNGGHKVLYGDVHKQSEFEFSKYNFELADTKMLFTQFDNCFKECKRILEQKYIKDGVELDGLALPAYDYCMLAAHTFNVLDARGAISVTQRQDYILKIRELAKGCALAYSKNSAQISSKKR from the coding sequence ATGACATTTTCACAGATTATTTTGACGCTTCAAAAATATTGGAATGAACAAGGCTGCATTATAGTACAACCTTACGATATGCCTGCAGGCGCAGGAACTTACCACTGGGCGACTTTTTTAAGAAGTCTTGGTAAAAAACCTTGGAAAGCGGCTTATGTCGCACCTTCGCGCCGCCCTACAGATGGTAGATACGGTGAAAATCCAAACCGCCTTGGTGCATATTATCAATTTCAAGTAATTTTAAAACCGAGTCCTGATAACATTCAGGAACTTTATCTGAAAAGTCTTGAAATTTTAGGACTCGATATTAAAAACCACGATATACGATTTGTAGAGGATAACTGGGAAAGCCCAACTCTTGGCGCTTGGGGGCTTGGTTGGGAAGTTTGGCTTGACGGTATGGAAATTACTCAATTTACATATTTTCAACAAGTAGGCGGCATTCCTTGCGAACTGATAAGCGGCGAAATTACATACGGTTTGGAGCGACTTGCTATGTATTTACAGGATATTGACAACGTATATGATATCGTTTGGGATGATAACGGCGGTCACAAAGTGCTTTACGGCGATGTGCATAAACAAAGCGAGTTTGAATTCAGTAAATACAATTTCGAGCTGGCCGATACTAAAATGCTTTTTACGCAATTTGACAACTGCTTTAAAGAGTGTAAAAGAATTTTAGAGCAAAAATATATTAAAGACGGCGTCGAATTGGATGGTTTAGCACTTCCTGCATATGATTATTGTATGCTTGCAGCTCACACATTCAACGTTTTGGATGCAAGAGGCGCGATTTCTGTGACTCAAAGACAAGATTATATCTTAAAAATCAGAGAACTTGCCAAAGGATGTGCGCTTGCTTACAGCAAAAATTCAGCTCAAATTTCATCAAAAAAAAGATAA
- a CDS encoding pseudouridine synthase family protein — MEKAYKLLAKQENISNNEAKDLIDAGLVSAKGQILKVARAEMSENTKFSVQKVAKPAIVFENDDILVVNKPPFFVSEKLEKIFKFKLLNRLDKETSGIVLLYKNEEFKERAIKEFKNMRVKKTYIAIVQGIVSEEMEFDEPILTIKGKTGAFSRISPHGKSAITRIFPLMISGKKSLVKIEIDTGRTHQIRVHLSNAGFGIIGDEKYAKNSSKRMFLHAYELELLDLKFRAKIPNDFNVFGFEIGKEI, encoded by the coding sequence ATGGAAAAAGCATATAAACTTTTAGCTAAACAGGAAAATATTTCAAATAATGAAGCAAAAGACTTGATTGATGCGGGTCTGGTGAGCGCAAAGGGACAAATTCTAAAGGTTGCGCGAGCCGAAATGAGTGAAAATACAAAATTCAGCGTGCAAAAAGTTGCAAAACCGGCTATCGTATTTGAAAATGACGATATTTTAGTAGTAAATAAGCCGCCTTTTTTTGTAAGTGAAAAATTGGAAAAAATTTTTAAATTTAAACTTCTAAATCGCCTTGATAAAGAAACAAGCGGCATTGTGCTGCTTTATAAAAATGAAGAATTTAAAGAGCGTGCCATAAAAGAATTTAAAAATATGCGCGTTAAAAAAACATATATCGCAATCGTTCAGGGCATTGTCAGCGAAGAGATGGAATTTGATGAGCCGATTTTAACGATTAAAGGAAAAACAGGTGCATTTTCAAGGATTTCGCCTCACGGCAAAAGCGCGATCACGCGCATTTTTCCACTGATGATAAGCGGTAAAAAATCTCTTGTGAAAATAGAAATTGATACAGGTAGAACTCATCAGATAAGAGTTCATCTCTCAAACGCCGGATTTGGAATAATAGGCGATGAAAAATACGCCAAAAACAGCTCGAAAAGAATGTTTTTACACGCTTATGAACTTGAACTTCTAGACTTAAAATTTCGCGCAAAAATTCCAAACGATTTTAACGTATTCGGATTTGAAATAGGAAAAGAAATTTAA
- a CDS encoding zinc ribbon domain-containing protein codes for MNKYLEQLVQLSEFDKKLDSFEPEIKKVNATLKAKKSQIDEINNDMQNIEAQIADLKNEIVQTNAHISEFATKIKHANKKSNSIKTEKELKALSVEEEIAKEQLEAANEEIERFESLKDRKSEEKTELEAKKTELEKEYKELEKSVSGKLEKIEKDKNKVGVQKEKLLKDVNEKIVVFYEKIRKWAGNTAVVPVRKQACYGCFMKINDKTYSAVVKSDDIVTCPYCGRILYKEA; via the coding sequence ATGAATAAATATTTAGAACAACTGGTCCAACTCAGTGAATTTGATAAAAAACTCGATTCTTTTGAGCCGGAAATAAAAAAAGTAAATGCGACACTAAAAGCAAAAAAATCTCAAATAGATGAAATAAATAACGATATGCAAAACATAGAAGCTCAAATAGCCGATTTAAAAAACGAAATCGTGCAAACAAATGCTCATATCAGCGAATTTGCAACAAAAATCAAACATGCAAACAAAAAATCAAACTCGATAAAAACTGAAAAAGAGTTAAAAGCGCTAAGCGTGGAAGAAGAAATAGCAAAAGAACAACTTGAAGCCGCAAACGAGGAAATTGAACGATTTGAAAGTTTAAAAGATCGCAAAAGCGAAGAAAAAACAGAGCTTGAAGCCAAAAAAACAGAGCTTGAAAAAGAGTATAAAGAGCTTGAAAAAAGTGTATCAGGCAAACTTGAAAAAATAGAAAAAGATAAAAACAAAGTCGGCGTGCAAAAAGAAAAATTATTAAAAGATGTAAATGAAAAAATTGTTGTATTTTACGAAAAAATACGCAAGTGGGCTGGAAATACAGCTGTTGTACCTGTACGTAAACAAGCCTGCTACGGCTGTTTTATGAAAATAAACGATAAAACTTATTCAGCCGTCGTAAAAAGCGACGATATCGTAACCTGCCCGTATTGCGGCAGAATTTTATATAAAGAAGCCTAG
- a CDS encoding site-specific DNA-methyltransferase, with amino-acid sequence MDIKNLENLLKNESCFLSSDGKLLKSKIKECALKYDKILIDLLINSKFKELFFEKLQNDIWIFKQKTFIDYIDDKNFLLDSYTKFSNKIGLSVSNKFLSRNDDVVLSFPFKDCVLKGDQSRDDDKNNELFFNEILARDEINHFL; translated from the coding sequence ATGGATATAAAAAATTTAGAAAATTTGCTTAAAAATGAATCCTGTTTTTTAAGTAGTGATGGCAAACTTCTAAAATCAAAAATAAAAGAGTGTGCACTTAAATATGATAAAATTTTGATAGATTTACTCATAAACAGCAAATTTAAAGAGCTATTTTTTGAAAAACTGCAAAATGATATTTGGATTTTCAAACAAAAAACTTTTATTGATTATATAGATGATAAAAATTTCCTGCTTGACAGTTATACAAAATTCAGTAACAAAATCGGTCTTAGCGTTTCAAATAAATTTTTGTCACGAAATGATGATGTGGTGCTTAGTTTTCCATTCAAAGACTGCGTTTTAAAAGGGGACCAAAGCAGAGATGACGATAAAAATAATGAGTTGTTTTTTAACGAAATTTTGGCGAGAGATGAAATAAACCATTTTTTATAG
- the waaA gene encoding lipid IV(A) 3-deoxy-D-manno-octulosonic acid transferase, with protein MFYTLFTFLAWLLAAPFLLLASMARKYRKSLPARFFLIKNPPLKPAKIHFHVCSLGEAVAIKNLALKFNDFSVSVITATGFNAALKFCKNVRFLPFENFLPFWLKKSEILVIFEAELWLNLVRSAKKNGTFVVLLNARMSDRSFKRYKFFKFYYKKVFENIDLVLAQSDKDALRLEILGAENIKITGNIKSANFSKPTKNYAKFKERLIVIASTHEGEEELVLNNLEINQNDKIILAPRHPERFKKAGEILAKYAKKNALKFEKFSQNSDLKSECILLDTLGELVNFYAIADVVILCGSFVNNVGGHNPIEPAYFGAKIISGKYFYNQKALYGIVKNIEICEATEISKAIKKSRRSEILNISNLDEIKKIIEEKNGKSI; from the coding sequence GTGTTCTACACACTTTTCACTTTTTTGGCGTGGCTTTTGGCTGCGCCGTTTTTACTTTTGGCAAGTATGGCGCGTAAATACCGCAAAAGCTTGCCTGCAAGATTTTTTTTAATAAAAAATCCACCTTTAAAACCCGCTAAAATTCATTTTCACGTTTGCAGCTTAGGCGAAGCTGTAGCGATTAAAAACTTAGCTTTGAAATTTAACGATTTCAGTGTTTCCGTAATAACAGCGACCGGATTTAACGCGGCCTTGAAATTTTGCAAAAATGTGCGTTTTTTGCCGTTTGAAAATTTTTTGCCGTTTTGGTTAAAAAAATCCGAAATTTTAGTAATTTTTGAAGCCGAACTTTGGCTGAATTTAGTCCGCAGTGCAAAAAAAAACGGCACATTTGTAGTGCTTTTAAATGCCAGAATGAGTGATAGAAGTTTTAAAAGATATAAATTTTTTAAGTTTTATTATAAAAAAGTATTTGAAAATATTGATTTGGTGCTGGCTCAAAGCGATAAAGACGCATTACGTCTTGAAATTTTGGGAGCTGAAAATATTAAAATTACAGGAAATATAAAAAGTGCGAATTTCAGTAAGCCGACTAAAAATTATGCCAAATTCAAAGAGCGTTTAATAGTCATCGCAAGTACGCACGAAGGCGAAGAAGAACTTGTTTTAAACAACCTTGAAATAAATCAAAACGATAAAATTATCTTAGCGCCAAGACATCCTGAAAGATTTAAAAAAGCTGGCGAAATTTTAGCAAAATATGCAAAAAAAAATGCTCTTAAATTTGAAAAATTCAGTCAAAATTCAGATTTAAAAAGCGAGTGTATTTTGCTTGATACGTTGGGCGAACTTGTAAATTTTTACGCTATTGCCGATGTCGTGATACTTTGCGGCAGTTTTGTAAATAATGTAGGCGGACACAATCCTATTGAGCCTGCATATTTTGGCGCAAAAATCATAAGCGGAAAATATTTTTATAACCAAAAAGCGCTTTATGGAATTGTAAAAAACATAGAAATTTGTGAAGCGACTGAAATTTCAAAAGCCATAAAAAAATCGCGTCGCAGTGAAATTTTAAACATATCAAATTTAGACGAAATCAAAAAAATAATCGAGGAAAAAAATGGAAAAAGCATATAA
- the bioB gene encoding biotin synthase BioB, which yields MDLQKIKNQILDGRNLCIEDAYELENAPLNELLEAANEVRAKFCGNYFNFCSIINVKSGKCSENCKYCAQSAHFDTKCEIYDILPFEKIMPLAKLNDDAGVARFSLVASGKGLHKKDDLQKVIEIYKKLKSHTKFHLCASFGIVSKEILAELKKSGVKTYHHNLETSRKFFPKICTTHTYDDRINTIKSALCVGLDVCSGGIFGLGESLKDRIDMAYELKNLKVSSVPINILTPIKGTPLENSAPLCVDEILRSIAIFRLILPHVFLRLAGGRNNLKNSVKTALNGGINSAITGDFLTTCGDVAQSDKNLVSECGFVYKKSFDV from the coding sequence ATGGATTTGCAAAAAATAAAAAATCAAATTTTAGACGGGCGGAATTTATGTATAGAAGATGCTTACGAGCTTGAAAATGCGCCGTTAAATGAACTTTTAGAAGCTGCAAATGAAGTGAGAGCTAAATTTTGCGGAAATTATTTTAACTTTTGCTCCATTATAAATGTAAAATCCGGAAAATGTTCTGAAAACTGCAAATATTGCGCGCAATCGGCACATTTTGATACAAAGTGCGAAATCTACGATATTTTGCCTTTTGAAAAAATTATGCCTCTTGCAAAATTAAATGATGATGCTGGTGTTGCGCGTTTTTCGCTGGTGGCAAGTGGAAAAGGATTACATAAAAAGGATGATTTGCAAAAAGTTATAGAAATTTATAAAAAATTAAAGAGCCATACCAAATTTCATCTTTGCGCCTCTTTCGGTATCGTCAGTAAAGAAATTTTAGCCGAACTTAAAAAATCTGGCGTAAAAACGTATCATCACAATTTGGAAACTTCTCGCAAATTTTTTCCTAAAATTTGCACCACTCATACCTATGATGATCGTATAAATACGATAAAATCAGCACTTTGTGTCGGTCTTGATGTATGTAGCGGCGGAATTTTCGGTCTTGGCGAGAGTTTAAAAGATCGCATTGATATGGCTTATGAACTGAAAAATCTTAAAGTAAGCTCCGTGCCGATTAACATTTTAACTCCTATAAAAGGCACACCGCTTGAAAATTCCGCTCCGCTTTGTGTAGATGAAATTTTGCGTTCTATTGCGATTTTCAGGCTTATTTTACCGCACGTTTTTTTGCGTCTTGCAGGCGGTAGAAATAATCTTAAAAATAGTGTCAAAACAGCGCTAAATGGCGGTATAAACTCAGCAATTACGGGTGATTTTTTGACAACTTGCGGAGATGTCGCGCAAAGTGATAAAAATTTAGTTAGTGAATGCGGATTTGTTTATAAAAAGAGTTTTGATGTTTAA